A stretch of Rhizobium sp. TH2 DNA encodes these proteins:
- a CDS encoding LysR family transcriptional regulator, whose protein sequence is MTDSAWDDLKLFLHVAGEGGLSGASLRTGLSAPTIGRRMFALERVLGRALFVGSQQGYRLAHDGEILLEHVKNMQKAAENIADWHRGAFTQPIVSIASDPWIAGFVADHVGEVRTRDDAYRICCKAARPGLDLTFREADVALVRERPQTGNLAVQRSVAVRYAAYRAASLHEGNDIRWISMSTDISFTPAEKWVFQNRESQIYTWTSGHDLYHRLVRQGAGRGVMPVFVGDADPELVREDEIIGELDHDLWIVANADDRHRVEVRTVIDRLADILRRDERRFAGAARTDRHSA, encoded by the coding sequence ATGACCGATTCAGCCTGGGATGACTTGAAGCTTTTCCTGCATGTGGCCGGCGAAGGCGGCCTCAGCGGCGCGTCGCTGCGCACGGGGCTCAGCGCGCCGACGATCGGCCGGCGCATGTTCGCGCTCGAACGCGTGTTGGGCCGGGCGCTCTTCGTCGGCAGCCAGCAGGGTTATCGGCTGGCGCATGACGGCGAGATTTTGCTGGAGCATGTGAAGAATATGCAGAAGGCGGCCGAAAACATCGCCGACTGGCACCGGGGTGCATTCACCCAGCCGATCGTCTCGATCGCCAGCGATCCCTGGATCGCGGGTTTCGTGGCCGATCACGTCGGCGAAGTCCGCACGCGCGACGATGCCTATCGCATCTGCTGCAAGGCAGCGCGCCCGGGGCTCGACCTGACCTTCCGTGAGGCCGATGTGGCGCTGGTCCGGGAGCGTCCCCAGACCGGCAACCTCGCCGTCCAGCGCTCGGTCGCCGTGCGTTACGCCGCCTATCGCGCCGCCAGTCTCCATGAGGGCAACGACATCCGCTGGATTTCCATGAGCACCGACATCTCGTTCACGCCGGCGGAGAAGTGGGTGTTCCAGAACCGGGAATCGCAGATCTACACCTGGACCTCTGGACACGATCTCTATCACCGCCTGGTGCGTCAGGGCGCAGGCCGTGGCGTGATGCCCGTCTTCGTCGGCGATGCGGATCCCGAACTCGTGCGCGAAGATGAGATCATCGGAGAGCTCGACCACGACCTCTGGATCGTTGCCAATGCCGACGACCGCCACCGGGTCGAGGTCCGCACCGTGATCGACCGGCTCGCCGATATCCTCAGGCGAGACGAGAGACGTTTCGCGGGCGCGGCTCGGACCGATCGACATTCAGCTTAG
- a CDS encoding VOC family protein, whose protein sequence is MKATFRGVFLTSEQPEKTAGFYRDVAGLTLETVGEGGAYVYWRIDADGMQIAIHDADAFADYSHPALAGSNLTHLYFKIADLQAFLAHLDVLGLQPYAIDDVVVTVIDPDGRKVLFGTA, encoded by the coding sequence ATGAAGGCGACATTCCGCGGCGTCTTCCTGACCTCCGAGCAGCCCGAAAAGACGGCGGGCTTTTACCGCGATGTTGCGGGTCTCACACTGGAAACGGTCGGCGAGGGCGGTGCCTATGTCTATTGGCGGATCGACGCCGATGGCATGCAGATCGCCATCCACGACGCCGATGCCTTTGCCGATTACAGCCATCCGGCGCTGGCGGGTTCCAACCTGACGCATCTCTATTTCAAGATCGCGGACCTGCAGGCTTTCCTCGCGCATCTCGACGTGCTCGGCCTTCAGCCTTATGCGATCGACGATGTCGTGGTGACGGTCATCGATCCCGATGGACGCAAGGTTCTGTTCGGGACCGCTTAG
- the gor gene encoding glutathione-disulfide reductase: MSSFDFDLFVIGGGSGGVRAGRVAASLGRRVGVAEEYRFGGTCVIRGCVPKKLFVYASQYSEHFEDAAGFGWSVGESTFSWEKLIEAKDREVGRLEGLYRKGLENNKATIFDSRAELVDAHTVKIIKTGQIVTAERIIIATGGAPGMPETLEGHQYGISSNEAFHLKELPKAIAIAGGGYIAVEFANIFHGLGVDTTLIYRGMEILSRFDGDLRRGLHRAMEEKGIRIILEDVFEKIEKRGDGRLAGTTLKGETLLADQIMFAIGRRPNTANLGLDRAGVELDEKGAIKVDLYSRTNVPNIFALGDVTDRVQLTPVAIHEAMCFIETEYRNNPTSPDHELIPTAVFSQPEIGTVGMSEEAAAKKFPEIEVYRAEFRPMKATLSGRTEKMIMKLLVNSTDRKVVGAHILGHDAGEMAQLLGITLKAGCTKDDFDRTMAVHPTASEELVTMYAPSYRIRNGERV, from the coding sequence ATGTCATCATTCGATTTTGATCTCTTCGTCATCGGCGGCGGTTCCGGAGGCGTGAGGGCAGGGCGCGTTGCTGCCTCGCTTGGCAGACGAGTCGGCGTGGCCGAGGAATACCGCTTCGGCGGCACCTGCGTGATCCGCGGTTGCGTGCCGAAGAAGCTCTTCGTCTATGCCTCGCAGTATTCCGAGCATTTCGAGGATGCCGCGGGTTTCGGCTGGTCGGTCGGCGAAAGCACGTTCAGCTGGGAAAAGCTGATCGAAGCCAAGGACCGCGAGGTCGGGCGCCTGGAAGGTCTCTATCGCAAGGGCCTCGAGAATAACAAAGCCACGATCTTCGACAGTCGCGCCGAACTGGTCGATGCCCATACGGTGAAGATCATCAAGACCGGCCAGATTGTGACCGCCGAACGGATCATCATCGCCACCGGTGGTGCGCCTGGTATGCCGGAGACGCTGGAGGGCCATCAATATGGCATTTCCTCGAACGAAGCGTTCCATCTCAAGGAATTGCCAAAGGCGATCGCCATTGCCGGCGGTGGCTACATTGCCGTCGAGTTCGCCAACATCTTTCACGGCCTCGGTGTCGATACGACACTGATCTATCGCGGCATGGAGATCCTCTCGCGGTTCGATGGTGATCTGCGCCGAGGGCTTCACAGGGCTATGGAGGAGAAAGGCATCCGCATCATTCTCGAGGATGTCTTCGAGAAAATCGAGAAACGCGGCGATGGCCGGCTTGCCGGGACGACGCTGAAGGGCGAGACCCTCCTCGCGGACCAGATCATGTTCGCGATCGGCCGCCGCCCCAATACGGCCAATCTCGGCCTCGACAGGGCGGGCGTCGAACTTGACGAGAAGGGCGCGATCAAGGTCGATCTTTATTCGCGCACCAATGTGCCCAACATTTTTGCACTGGGCGACGTCACCGACCGCGTGCAACTCACGCCAGTGGCAATCCATGAGGCGATGTGCTTCATCGAGACGGAGTACAGGAACAATCCGACCTCGCCCGACCACGAGCTGATCCCGACAGCCGTGTTCTCTCAGCCGGAAATCGGCACGGTAGGGATGAGCGAGGAAGCGGCGGCGAAGAAATTCCCGGAGATCGAGGTTTATCGCGCCGAATTCCGCCCGATGAAGGCGACGCTTTCGGGCCGGACGGAGAAGATGATCATGAAGCTCTTGGTCAATTCCACCGACCGCAAGGTCGTCGGCGCGCATATCCTCGGCCATGATGCCGGCGAGATGGCCCAGCTTCTCGGCATCACGCTGAAAGCCGGCTGCACCAAGGATGACTTCGACCGGACCATGGCGGTGCATCCGACGGCGTCGGAGGAACTGGTGACGATGTATGCGCCGAGCTATCGCATCCGCAACGGCGAGCGGGTCTGA
- a CDS encoding DUF2059 domain-containing protein, translating into MMKLSQLGKLTAAAIIVAAFGATAVRAADNVTPEQLKAARATIAAVGATTKFDVILPTIAEQLKQQLIQATPNFEPVINEVVDAKAIEFAKRRTDLENEAAKVYATSFTLEELNAITAFYTSPAGKKLIANGPIALREMNKAADIWATGVSRDLTKSASEAIEAKLAEADKTAPQQ; encoded by the coding sequence ATGATGAAACTATCTCAGCTCGGCAAGCTCACGGCAGCGGCGATCATTGTTGCAGCTTTTGGCGCGACGGCAGTGCGCGCGGCCGACAACGTGACCCCCGAGCAGCTCAAGGCGGCACGTGCGACGATCGCAGCAGTCGGCGCCACAACCAAGTTCGACGTCATCCTTCCCACCATTGCCGAACAGCTCAAGCAGCAGCTGATCCAGGCGACGCCGAATTTCGAGCCTGTCATTAACGAGGTGGTCGATGCCAAGGCGATCGAATTCGCCAAGCGCCGCACCGATCTCGAAAACGAAGCGGCAAAGGTTTATGCGACGAGCTTCACCCTTGAGGAGTTGAACGCGATCACCGCCTTCTACACCTCGCCGGCCGGCAAGAAGCTGATCGCCAACGGGCCGATTGCGCTGCGTGAAATGAACAAGGCCGCCGACATCTGGGCGACCGGCGTCTCGCGCGACCTGACCAAGTCCGCCAGCGAAGCGATCGAAGCCAAGCTCGCCGAGGCGGACAAGACGGCTCCGCAACAGTAA
- the rpiA gene encoding ribose-5-phosphate isomerase RpiA: MDARQMKIEAAAEALKNVENGMRLGIGTGSTAEEFVRLLAEKVAEGMSVRGVPTSERTARLCLELGVPLNSLDELPELDLTIDGADEVDPQLRLIKGAGGALLREKIVAAASNRMIVIADESKVVERLGKFPLPIEVNPFGMTATRIAVEKLAERSGLAGDISQRATNGSPFRTDGGHFILDASFGLIPDAEALANGLNTIPGVVEHGLFINLASLAIIAGPAGLRTLEA, translated from the coding sequence ATGGACGCCCGGCAAATGAAAATCGAGGCGGCGGCCGAGGCGCTGAAAAATGTCGAGAACGGCATGCGCCTGGGCATAGGCACCGGTTCGACGGCCGAGGAATTCGTCCGGCTGCTGGCGGAGAAGGTCGCCGAAGGCATGTCCGTTCGCGGCGTGCCGACCTCGGAACGTACCGCGCGGCTCTGCCTCGAACTCGGCGTGCCGCTGAACTCGCTGGATGAATTGCCGGAACTGGACCTGACGATCGACGGTGCCGACGAGGTCGATCCGCAGCTTCGGCTGATCAAGGGCGCCGGCGGCGCGCTGCTGCGCGAGAAGATCGTCGCGGCGGCCTCAAATCGCATGATCGTGATCGCCGATGAGAGCAAGGTGGTCGAAAGGCTGGGCAAGTTCCCGCTGCCGATCGAGGTCAATCCCTTCGGCATGACGGCGACGCGTATCGCGGTCGAAAAACTGGCGGAACGGTCGGGCCTGGCAGGCGATATCTCCCAACGCGCGACCAATGGCTCGCCGTTCAGGACCGATGGCGGGCATTTCATACTTGATGCTTCTTTTGGCCTTATTCCTGATGCAGAGGCATTGGCAAACGGCCTCAATACCATCCCCGGCGTGGTTGAACACGGGCTCTTCATTAACCTGGCTTCCCTTGCGATCATTGCCGGACCGGCAGGCTTGCGGACGCTGGAAGCGTAA
- a CDS encoding HAD family hydrolase: protein MSAPTVVFDLDGTLVDTAPDLVSSLNHTISAKDLAPVTYEDLTHLVGHGARAMIERSFRLRGHPLDEAEMPAMIDRFVEHYLSEMPGKSRPYPGLLDALDRLKTAGMILAVCTNKMESLARPLIEGLGMSAYFAAITGGDTFAVRKPDAQHLVGTVRLAGGDIRSTVMVGDSLNDLKVAVNAGVPSIGVPFGYSDVPIQTLDPTLMIEHFDELTPELVGSLLADRQHASRSA, encoded by the coding sequence TTGTCCGCCCCCACAGTCGTTTTCGACCTCGACGGCACCCTCGTCGATACCGCCCCCGATCTCGTCTCGAGCCTCAATCATACGATATCAGCAAAAGACCTGGCGCCGGTGACCTACGAGGATCTCACCCATCTCGTCGGACATGGTGCGCGTGCCATGATCGAGCGGTCGTTCCGTCTCAGGGGCCATCCGCTCGACGAGGCAGAGATGCCCGCGATGATCGACCGTTTCGTCGAGCATTATCTCTCGGAAATGCCCGGCAAGAGCCGTCCTTATCCGGGGCTGCTCGATGCTCTCGACAGGCTCAAGACGGCGGGCATGATCCTCGCCGTCTGCACCAACAAGATGGAGAGCCTCGCCCGGCCGCTGATCGAAGGCCTCGGCATGTCGGCTTATTTCGCCGCGATCACCGGCGGCGACACATTTGCCGTCCGCAAGCCGGATGCTCAGCACCTCGTCGGAACCGTCCGCCTTGCCGGCGGCGATATCCGGAGCACGGTCATGGTCGGCGACAGCCTCAACGACCTGAAAGTCGCGGTCAATGCCGGCGTGCCGTCGATCGGCGTACCCTTCGGCTACTCCGATGTTCCGATCCAGACGCTCGATCCGACGCTGATGATCGAGCATTTCGACGAATTGACGCCGGAACTGGTGGGGTCACTTCTGGCCGATCGGCAACACGCGTCCCGAAGCGCCTGA
- a CDS encoding SRPBCC domain-containing protein: MTDIYSHDSYTIERVYPNCVAHVWSAWSIPEKKAKWFGGGTDDMDFRIGGSERKSFRNEMGEHTNETRYFEIRDEALIVLGYSMAMNGRVHTVSLTTIAFMDENGGTRLRYTEQMCVLPPSDGAKGRSHGWGVLLDNLGSYLDEDTIANAGAMRA, encoded by the coding sequence ATGACCGATATTTACAGCCACGACAGCTACACGATCGAGCGCGTCTACCCGAACTGCGTGGCGCATGTCTGGTCCGCCTGGAGCATTCCCGAAAAGAAGGCGAAATGGTTTGGTGGCGGCACCGACGACATGGATTTCCGGATCGGGGGCAGCGAGCGCAAGAGCTTCCGCAACGAGATGGGCGAGCACACTAACGAGACCCGCTATTTCGAGATCCGTGACGAGGCGCTCATCGTGCTCGGTTATTCCATGGCGATGAACGGGCGGGTGCACACTGTCTCGCTCACCACGATCGCCTTCATGGACGAGAACGGCGGAACACGGCTGCGCTACACCGAGCAGATGTGCGTCTTGCCACCCAGCGACGGCGCCAAGGGCCGCAGCCATGGATGGGGTGTGCTGCTCGATAACCTGGGGAGCTATCTCGACGAAGATACCATCGCAAATGCCGGCGCCATGCGCGCCTGA
- a CDS encoding helix-turn-helix transcriptional regulator, giving the protein MATFQTQLPAIFGALADPTRLAVVEQLVAGPASVSELAQPFHMAGPSFLKHLKVLEDAGVIASEKRGRVRTVRLAPDALAWVEIWVKRHRRLWERRLDDLGTFLNEENEK; this is encoded by the coding sequence ATGGCTACCTTTCAAACTCAACTTCCCGCGATCTTTGGCGCGCTTGCCGATCCAACACGATTGGCGGTGGTCGAGCAGCTTGTCGCGGGTCCGGCTTCGGTATCGGAACTCGCCCAGCCATTCCACATGGCGGGGCCGTCTTTCCTTAAGCATCTCAAGGTCTTGGAGGATGCCGGTGTGATCGCGAGCGAAAAGCGCGGCAGGGTTCGGACGGTGCGATTGGCGCCCGATGCGCTCGCCTGGGTCGAAATATGGGTGAAGCGGCATCGCCGGCTTTGGGAGCGCCGCCTGGACGATCTTGGAACCTTCCTGAACGAGGAGAATGAGAAATGA
- a CDS encoding murein L,D-transpeptidase: MKILKNAAIAALTISCAITFGAPAAHSATLLDFLQGKKSSNERKRPTHSIFGASLDDDDDMGAFPDRARPAKALPKVSAPKYFTYKADPLRLIAVAKFAPTLETAAADPVADPNQTGSIQTPNIIQQVDFAQNPRAYMTDVRVKAPADVAAAIEKFYSSNDGLLWVDANGLTDKARSALKVLEGVDGVGLDPAEYKVMDPTDTVSAVDEATRQRLLMQFEIEMSAAVLTYTQDTVRGRIDPNRIAEYYDFKRKTVNLDGALNVIRASGDIAAYLQSRTPMSPEFAALQAELIKLKAADGTEEARVEIAPGTLLKPGQTNEELANVIAAIRMRGSDALKVDHSLVLASYQNTPEYTPELVDVVKAFQVESGLKGDGVVGAGTIRKLMGGDTGGSKIEKIKVAMEQLRWLPGDLGSRYVFINQPAFTAYYHNNNKEEFNMRVVVGSPRNQTFFFQDEIELVEYNPYWGVPRSIIVNEMLPELRADPSYLDRQGYETSINGQQVSSSDIDWNSTDSVDVRQPPGRGNALGQLKIMFPNSHAIYMHDTPQKKFFERDMRALSHGCVRLSDPKKMAAAVMGISVEEIDAEIATGQNHQVKVPERFPVYVAYFTAFPNKDGVVEYFDDVYSRDAAMDKAFKATSKARAAES, translated from the coding sequence ATGAAAATATTGAAGAATGCGGCCATCGCCGCTCTGACGATTTCCTGCGCAATCACATTCGGCGCACCGGCGGCCCATTCCGCAACGCTGCTCGATTTCCTGCAGGGAAAGAAGTCAAGCAACGAGCGTAAGAGGCCCACGCACAGCATCTTCGGCGCATCGCTCGACGATGACGACGATATGGGCGCCTTCCCCGATCGCGCCAGGCCTGCCAAGGCATTGCCCAAGGTCTCTGCGCCCAAATACTTCACCTACAAGGCTGATCCGCTGCGGCTGATCGCGGTGGCGAAATTCGCGCCAACGTTGGAAACCGCCGCGGCTGATCCCGTTGCCGATCCCAATCAGACCGGATCTATCCAGACCCCGAATATTATCCAGCAGGTCGATTTCGCCCAGAACCCGCGCGCCTACATGACCGACGTGCGCGTCAAGGCACCGGCCGACGTGGCTGCCGCGATCGAAAAATTCTATTCGTCCAATGATGGATTGCTGTGGGTCGATGCCAATGGCTTGACCGACAAGGCGCGCTCGGCATTGAAGGTTCTCGAAGGCGTTGACGGCGTTGGCCTCGATCCCGCCGAGTACAAGGTCATGGACCCGACCGATACGGTTTCGGCTGTCGATGAGGCGACACGCCAGCGCCTGCTGATGCAATTCGAGATCGAAATGTCCGCCGCTGTCCTCACCTATACGCAGGACACGGTTCGCGGCCGCATCGATCCCAACCGGATCGCGGAATATTACGATTTCAAGCGCAAGACGGTCAATCTCGATGGCGCACTCAACGTCATCCGCGCCAGTGGAGATATCGCGGCCTATCTCCAAAGCCGCACGCCGATGAGCCCAGAATTCGCGGCGCTGCAGGCTGAACTGATCAAGCTCAAGGCAGCCGACGGCACCGAGGAAGCCCGCGTCGAGATCGCGCCGGGCACGCTGCTCAAGCCGGGCCAGACCAATGAAGAACTCGCAAACGTGATCGCCGCGATCCGCATGCGCGGCTCCGATGCGCTGAAGGTCGATCATTCGCTGGTGCTGGCGTCCTATCAGAACACGCCGGAATACACGCCGGAACTGGTCGATGTCGTCAAGGCGTTCCAGGTCGAGAGCGGCTTGAAGGGGGACGGCGTCGTTGGCGCGGGCACGATCCGCAAGCTGATGGGCGGCGATACCGGTGGCTCCAAGATCGAGAAGATCAAGGTCGCGATGGAACAGCTGCGCTGGCTGCCTGGGGATCTCGGCTCGCGCTATGTCTTCATCAACCAGCCGGCCTTCACCGCCTATTATCACAACAATAACAAGGAAGAATTCAACATGCGTGTGGTTGTCGGCTCGCCGCGCAACCAGACCTTCTTCTTCCAGGATGAGATCGAACTCGTCGAGTACAATCCCTATTGGGGCGTGCCGCGGTCGATCATCGTCAACGAGATGCTGCCGGAACTGCGTGCCGACCCGTCCTATCTCGACCGGCAGGGCTATGAGACATCGATCAATGGCCAGCAGGTCTCCTCGTCCGACATCGACTGGAATTCGACCGACTCGGTCGACGTCCGCCAGCCGCCGGGCCGTGGCAATGCGCTTGGCCAGCTGAAGATCATGTTCCCGAATTCGCATGCCATCTACATGCACGACACGCCGCAGAAGAAGTTCTTCGAGCGTGATATGCGCGCGCTCAGCCATGGCTGTGTACGTCTCTCCGATCCGAAGAAGATGGCTGCGGCAGTGATGGGTATTTCCGTCGAGGAAATCGACGCCGAGATCGCCACCGGTCAGAACCATCAGGTCAAGGTGCCGGAGAGGTTCCCGGTCTATGTCGCCTATTTCACCGCTTTCCCCAACAAGGATGGCGTGGTGGAATATTTCGATGACGTCTACAGCCGCGATGCGGCCATGGACAAGGCATTCAAGGCGACCTCCAAGGCGCGCGCCGCCGAAAGCTGA
- the fumC gene encoding class II fumarate hydratase yields the protein MSKRTETDTFGPIEVENDKYWGAQAERSLGNFKIGWEKQPASIVRALGIVKQAAARTNMALGQLDASLGGTIVAAAQEVIDGKLNAHFPLVVWQTGSGTQSNMNANEVISNRAIEMLGGTMGSKKPVHPNDHVNMSQSSNDTYPTAMHIACAEQISHHLIPALNHLHKALDAKAKAFAHIIKIGRTHTQDATPLTLGQEFGGYAAQVHSAIKRLGDTMPGLLELAQGGTAVGTGLNAPIGFAEKVAAEISHITGMPFVTAPNKFEALAAHDAMVFAHGAINTAAAALFKIANDIRFLGSGPRAGFGELSLPENEPGSSIMPGKVNPTQCEALTQVCVHIFGNNAAITFAGSQGHFELNVYNPVMAYNFLQSVQLLGDAARSFTDNCVTGIEPREDNIKAGLDRSLMLVTALAPTIGYDNAAKIAKTAHKNGTTLKEEALASGLVTSEQYDAVVRPEDMIGPK from the coding sequence GTGAGCAAGCGCACCGAAACCGATACGTTCGGCCCGATCGAGGTGGAGAACGACAAATATTGGGGGGCGCAGGCCGAACGTTCGCTCGGCAATTTCAAGATCGGCTGGGAGAAGCAGCCAGCCTCGATCGTCCGCGCATTGGGAATCGTCAAGCAGGCAGCGGCCCGGACCAATATGGCGCTCGGCCAGCTCGATGCGAGCCTCGGCGGAACCATCGTCGCCGCAGCGCAGGAAGTGATCGACGGCAAGCTTAACGCTCATTTCCCGCTCGTCGTGTGGCAGACCGGCTCGGGCACGCAGTCCAACATGAATGCTAACGAAGTGATCTCCAACCGGGCGATCGAGATGCTTGGCGGCACGATGGGCTCGAAGAAGCCGGTTCATCCCAACGATCATGTCAATATGAGCCAGTCGTCGAACGACACTTATCCGACCGCCATGCATATCGCCTGCGCGGAACAGATCTCACACCACTTGATTCCCGCGCTTAATCACCTCCACAAAGCACTCGACGCCAAGGCCAAGGCCTTCGCGCACATCATCAAGATCGGCCGCACCCACACGCAGGATGCCACGCCGCTCACGCTCGGCCAGGAATTCGGCGGTTACGCCGCCCAGGTCCATTCGGCGATTAAGCGCCTCGGAGACACGATGCCGGGCCTGCTGGAACTTGCCCAGGGCGGCACGGCCGTGGGCACCGGCCTCAACGCGCCGATCGGCTTTGCCGAGAAGGTCGCTGCGGAAATTTCGCATATCACCGGCATGCCTTTCGTCACGGCGCCCAATAAATTCGAGGCGCTGGCAGCGCATGACGCGATGGTCTTTGCACATGGCGCCATCAACACCGCCGCCGCCGCTCTCTTCAAGATCGCCAACGACATCCGGTTTCTCGGCTCCGGTCCGCGCGCGGGATTTGGCGAACTTTCCCTGCCGGAAAACGAGCCGGGTTCGTCGATCATGCCCGGCAAGGTCAACCCCACCCAGTGCGAGGCGCTGACCCAGGTCTGTGTCCATATCTTCGGCAACAATGCCGCCATCACCTTCGCCGGCAGCCAGGGCCATTTCGAGCTCAACGTCTATAATCCCGTCATGGCGTATAATTTCCTGCAGTCGGTCCAGCTTCTCGGCGACGCCGCCCGCTCCTTCACCGACAACTGTGTCACCGGCATCGAGCCGCGCGAGGACAATATCAAGGCCGGCCTCGATCGCTCGCTGATGCTGGTCACCGCGCTCGCCCCGACCATCGGCTACGACAACGCCGCCAAGATCGCCAAGACCGCGCACAAGAACGGCACGACGCTGAAGGAAGAAGCGCTGGCGAGCGGACTGGTGACTTCGGAACAATATGACGCAGTGGTCCGGCCGGAGGATATGATCGGGCCGAAATAG
- a CDS encoding GGDEF domain-containing protein, whose product MSVAQPRVQVPDIAAQVSFAMRQMGVAPIPRNYELFYEAYIGSNPKLTKELAALGARATQEELDAVGAQYFGVHQADGVHGAHGKIANELEGLLTLLKEEQTSLESYNRILEETHSRITSKSAASTDLLRNAISVLSEATGTTMAQGRVTVEGVEAKSREMEDIKKELDEYKRIANTDSLTRLFNRRAFDDRLASIYDSQRGRTTTALVICDIDHFKKINDTYGHPVGDKILATVANVIKANVRKDVFVARTGGEEFAIVLDLTTPEEAHLIAERVRRALEHTPFKNSKTGVDYGPVTISMGLCMAGQTEDPQDLYHKTDIALYCAKTNGRNRTLIFEDGMKKEPSKTWLLYRK is encoded by the coding sequence ATGAGCGTGGCGCAGCCGAGGGTGCAGGTGCCGGATATCGCCGCGCAGGTATCGTTCGCAATGCGCCAGATGGGTGTCGCACCGATTCCGCGGAACTACGAGCTCTTCTACGAGGCCTATATCGGCTCCAACCCCAAGCTCACCAAGGAACTGGCGGCGCTGGGCGCACGCGCGACCCAGGAGGAACTCGACGCCGTCGGGGCGCAGTATTTCGGCGTCCATCAGGCGGACGGCGTCCATGGCGCGCACGGCAAGATCGCGAACGAGCTTGAAGGACTGCTCACGCTGCTCAAGGAGGAGCAGACCTCGCTCGAAAGCTATAACCGCATTCTCGAAGAGACCCATTCCCGCATCACGTCGAAGAGCGCGGCAAGCACCGATCTCCTGCGCAACGCGATCAGCGTTCTTTCCGAAGCCACCGGCACGACGATGGCGCAGGGCCGCGTCACCGTCGAGGGCGTCGAAGCCAAGTCCCGCGAGATGGAAGACATCAAGAAGGAGCTCGACGAGTACAAGCGCATCGCCAATACCGACTCGCTGACCCGGCTCTTTAACCGCCGCGCCTTCGATGACCGTCTCGCTTCCATCTATGACAGCCAGCGCGGGCGCACCACCACGGCGCTGGTCATCTGCGACATCGACCATTTCAAGAAGATCAACGACACCTATGGCCACCCGGTCGGAGACAAGATCCTCGCCACCGTCGCCAATGTCATCAAGGCCAATGTCCGCAAGGATGTCTTCGTCGCGCGCACCGGCGGCGAGGAGTTCGCCATCGTACTCGACTTAACCACGCCCGAGGAAGCGCATCTCATTGCCGAGCGCGTGCGCCGGGCGCTCGAACATACGCCCTTCAAGAACTCCAAGACCGGCGTCGATTACGGCCCGGTCACCATCTCGATGGGCCTGTGCATGGCCGGCCAGACGGAAGACCCGCAGGACCTCTATCACAAGACCGACATCGCGCTCTATTGCGCCAAGACCAACGGCCGCAACCGCACGCTGATCTTCGAGGACGGCATGAAAAAGGAGCCATCCAAGACCTGGCTCCTCTACCGGAAATAA
- a CDS encoding metalloregulator ArsR/SmtB family transcription factor: MSATFAALADPTRRALLDRLSRGDASIGELAEPFDLTTRAISKHVAVLESAGLVTRSRDAQKRPSHIRIEPLVDIDLWLQSYRRLWTGRFARLSTELEKQQEQDNEPS; the protein is encoded by the coding sequence TTGAGTGCCACTTTCGCCGCCCTCGCCGACCCCACGCGCCGGGCGCTTCTCGATCGCCTCTCCCGGGGCGACGCGTCGATCGGGGAACTGGCCGAACCGTTTGACCTGACCACCCGGGCAATCTCCAAGCATGTCGCCGTGCTGGAAAGTGCCGGCCTCGTCACCAGGAGCCGCGACGCCCAGAAGCGCCCGAGCCACATCCGCATCGAGCCGCTGGTCGATATCGACCTGTGGCTCCAGTCCTATCGCCGCCTGTGGACCGGTCGCTTCGCGCGGCTCTCGACAGAGCTTGAAAAGCAGCAGGAGCAAGACAATGAACCATCGTGA